CCGCTGGTCGCACTGCCGGCGGTACGTTCGGCGACGCCTGGCGGGCGGACCGTCGTGGCCGGCCGGTCCGGTTCGGTGCCGGGAAGGTGTCCGGGCGCCGGGGCGGCGGGGGCGAGGACCGGCGGGGCCAGGGGGCCGGGTGAGGTGCCGGCTTCGGTGAGGACGGTGCGGTGTTGATGCGGTGCGGGGAGCACCGCCTCGATGACGACACCCTCCACCCCGGAGGGGCTGGTCACCGGGCGGCTCAGCAGGGTGACCCGCCGGCCGCCGGGCAGCAGGACGTCGACGGCGGCTCGCTGGGCCGCGGAGATCAGGTCGGTGGCCCGCTCCTTGAGGATCATCTCGTCACGCCAGTCCAGCCCGCTCCCGGCCGGCTCGCCCAGTTGCCCGTTGCCCGGCGTATCGCCGGTCGGTGCGCGGTTCCTGGCGTCGAGGTACGCCTGGAGCAGGGCGCGCTCCCGCGTCGAACTCTGCTCCAGCAGCCGTCGTTCGATGGCGCCGGCGGCCTTGCTGATCACGATGTTCAGGGCCGCATCCGCATCGGTGGGCGGATAACCGAAGCAGAGAACGCCTTCTATGCGCCCGCTGAGCGGGTCCCGGACGGGAATTGCCGCACACGCATTGGACTGGGAGCGTTCGGCGAAATGCTCGGCGCCGTAGACGTTGATCAGCTGCCGTTCCGCGAGCGCCAGACCGATTCCGTTGGTGCCCCCGAACTCCTCGGCGAACACGAAGCCCGGGACGCTCTGGATCGCGGCCAGATGCCTGACCTGGGAGGTTTCGCCGAAACGGCGTTGCAGCACGGCGCCGCGTCCATCGGCGAGGGACACATTCATGTTTCTGCCCGCGAACCTGTACTGAAGTCGGTCCAGTACGGGTGTGGCGGCGCGGACGAGCCGCCCGTCCAGATCGAGATCCTCGTAGTAGGGAAGCTCGCAGCCTTCCGGTGAGAGCCCCAGGGACCGGGAACGCTGCCAGGAATTCAGGATCGGGTTCCGCACGGTTCCCTCGACCGCCCCACCCCGGAGGAACTGCTCTCGGGCGCGCGCGGGACCGATGTCCTCTCCCACGAGGCCCATCCCCATCACTTCCCGCATCGGCACGTGCCGCCATGGCCACCCGTACGTCGGAGCAGCCGCATCATGCGCTCCAATTGTAGATCTTTATACATATAACGGACGAGGGTCTTGTCACTCCTTGGGCTGCGGAGGCCATCGGCCGTTACACGCGGTCATGACCGGAAACGGCGCGACCCGGCCGTCGGCCGGCCGGCCTCGCCGTCACAGCACCGCGACCGGGTTGACGGGTGAGCCCGTGCCGCCCGGGATGTTCAGCGGGGCCACCACGAGGAGGAACTCATAGCGGCCCGCCACCGCGCCGGCGGCGGACAGCGCTTCGAGGTCGAGGTTGTCCAGGAGCGGCACTCCCATCGCGGCGAGGGCGAGCGCGTGGACCGGAGAATGCACCCCCTCGACCGGTGAGGGCCGTACGTCGCTGTCGCCGTCGCCGCCGAGCAGGGCGATCCCCCGCTCGGCCAGCAGGGGCACGGCGTCCACGTGAAAGCCCGCGCTCGCCGTACCGGGGTCCCAGGCGCCCTCCTCCCGGCGGCGGCGGACGCTGCCGGACCGCAGCAGCACCGCGTCGCCCTCGCCGATCGTCACGCCGAGTGCCCGCTCCGCGGACACGATGTCCCCGGCGTGCACAGCCCGCCCCGGCTCCAGCCAGGGGCACCCCAGCACGGTGGGCAGGTCGAGCAGCACCCCTCTGGTCACGAGGGGGCCCAGTGCCGATACGGCACCGAAGCGGGCCCCTCCGGCATCGACGTACTCGCGCGCCGCGCGGCCGCCGTAGAGCTGTCCCCGGTAGGCGGCATGGGCCAGGGCGTCCAGGTGGCTGGTCGCTTTGCCGTGGTAGTCGACGGCGATGAAGTCCTTGTGCGTGGAGGGTTCCGGAGCCTCCACGTCCCCCAGGTCGGACATGTAGTGCAAGGCCGGCTTGCTGTTGTCCGGGCCCGCTGCCGTGTTCCACGGGCGCGCCAGGGGGACGACCGTTCCGGACCGGGCCAGGGCGGTGGCCCGCCGTACGTGGTCCGGTGTCACCCGGTTCCAGGCGCCGCGGTCGGCGGGCGTCCAGCGGCCCCACGTACGGACCGCCGCGAACAGTGCGTCGAACTCCTGGCGGGAGACGGCGGGCCCGTTCCCCGCCCCGGCCGATGGGGAAGTCGGTGCCTCACCGGGGTTGCCGGTCATCTGCTCAGCGCTCCAAGGGGGACGGGCCACCCCTGCTGCGAGGTGTCACGCCCCGTCCGGTCGGCTGAGTATCGCGCGTCCTCGCCCTTGCGCGAGGACGCCACTCGGCCCGGCCCGCCCTCGCACACCCGGGCGGCCGACGTCGCGGCTCCTGCACCCACGTCGGCCGACCCGGGAGGGCGAGCCTCAGTCCGCCGTGTCCGCGAGCCTGCGCAGCAGGGGTTCCACCTCGGCGAGTTGGCGGATCTCGGCGGGCCGCAGCGAAGCGAGGCGGGTGGCCAGGACCTCGGCTTCGCCGCGTGCGATGTCGGCCAGCGCGGCGGTGCCGCGTTCGGTGAGCAGGACCCGGCTGGCCCGCTTGTCGGCCGGGTCGGACTCGCGGCGGACCAGGCCCGCCTCCTCCAGCCCGATGACGGCGGCGGTGGCGGTCGGCTGGGAGCAGGGCACCCACTGCGCGATCTCGCCGACCCGGGCCGGGCCCTGCCGTGTCAGCAGTGCCAGGACGGCGATATGTGTCAGATGGATGCTGCCCGCCGTGGAGGCCCTGCGCAGGCTCCGGGTGAGCCGGTGCAGGGAGACCACCAGCTGTAGCGCCTCGTCGTCACCGATTGTCATCGCTCAGCCCATCGCGCGCCCGTTCAGGTCAGGAGAGCGTAACCGTGGGGGAGTACATGTCCCACCACAGGGCCAGATCCAGCGTCTTCTCCAGCCCGCGCCGGGACGCCTGGGTGATCTGCGGAGCATCGTGGTGCGCGGCGCGCTTCAGCCAGTTGCGGTCGACCAGGTCGAACACGGGGTGCGAGGAACGCGACAGCAGGTCCTTGGCGTGGTGCTGCAGCGCGACCGCGTACTGCGGGTCCTGTGTGGAGGGGTAGGGGCTCTTCGCGCGGTCGTACACCGACTTCGGCAGCAGATCCGCCGTGGCCTCGCGCAACAGGCTCTTCTCCCGTCCGTCGAAGGACTTCAGCGCCCACGGCGTGTTGTAGACGTACTCGACCAGCCGGTGGTCGCAGAACGGCACCCGTACCTCCAGTCCGACCGCCATGCTGGCGCGGTCCTTGCGGTCGAGAAGAATCCGGACGAAGCGCGTCAGATGCAGATAGCAGATCTTGCGCATGCGGAACTCGAAGTCGCTCTCCCCGTCGAGACGCTCGACGTCCTTGACGGCGGAGCGGTAGCCGTCCTGGATGTAGGAGCCCAGGTCGAGGGCGGTCGTGACAGCGGGGTTCAGGATGTTGCCGTCGTCGCCGAAGCGCTCCGCGAAGCGGACGAGCCAGGGGAAGGTGTCGGCCCGGCGGGCCTCCTCGTCGAAGAACTGCTTGTACCCGCCGAAGACCTCGTCCGCCGACTCGCCGGACAGAGCGACCGTCGAGTGCCGGCGGATCGCCTTGAACAGCAGGTAGAGCGAGGCGTCCATGTCGCCGAAGCCCATCGGGATGTCCCGTGCGCGGATGACCTTCGCGCGGACATCGAGGTCGGCCAGGTCGGCAGAGTCCAGCACGATGTCCTGGTGGTCGGTGCCGGCGAGGCGGGCCACGTCGTGCACGTAGGGGGTGTCGGGGGTGGCGCGCAGCTCGTCGGCCACGAAGTGCTCGGTCTGCCCGACGAAGTCGACCGCGAAGCTGCGTACCGTCTCGTCCGTCTCGCCCAGCTGACGGGCCGCCAGCGCGGTCATGGCGGAGGAGTCCAGGCCGCCCGACAGCAGGGTGCAGCGCGGCACATCGGCGACGAGCTGACGGCGGACGATGTCGTCGAGCAGGGCACGGACCCGGGCGATCGAGGTGTCCCGGTCGTCGAGGTGCGCACGGGTCCGCAGCGACCAGTAGACGTGCCGGCGCAGCCCGTTGCGGTCCACGGTGACCACGGTGCCGGGCTCCACCTCGTGCATGCCCTCCCAGATGGCGTGGCCGGGTGTCTTGACGAAGGCGAAGAGCTCGCGGAGGCCGTCGAGGCCGATGTTCCGACGGGCGAGCGGGTGGGCGAGGATCGCCTTCGGCTCGGAGCCGAACAGCACGCCGTCAGGGGTGGGGTAGTAGTAGAGCGGCTTGATCCCCATCCGGTCGCGGATCATGACGAGCCGTCGGCGCTGCTCGTCCCAGACCGCGAACGCGAACATCCCGTTGAGCCGTCCGGCGACCTCCTCGCCCCACTCGAGGTATCCGCGCAGGACGACCTCGGTGTCGGAGCCGGTCGTGAAACGGTGGCCCCTGGAGACGAGTTCCTTCCTGAGTTCGCCGAAGTTGTAGGCCTCGCCGGAGTACACGAGGGTGACCGGGCTGCCGTCCGTCCGCTCGGCGGTCATCGGCTGACGTCCGCCGGGCAGGTCGATGATCGCGAGGCGGCAGTGGCCGAGAGCGGCCGGTCCCTGCACCCAGGTGCCACGGTCGTCGGGACCGCGGCAGGCCATCGTCCCGGTCATCGCGTCCACGGTCTCCTGCTCGGAGCGCAGCTCACGGTCGAAGGAAATCCAGCCGGTGATGCCACACATGCCATGTCCTCCTGATCCGGCCCAGGAGCCGCCGGACACCGCGAGCGGACACACCGATGCCCGGTTGCCCGACAGTCTCGCTGAGCCAGTTGTATCGGGCACCTATGTAACGAGCGTGTTCCTCGGGCGCCGCTCCGTCAACCTGGCCGTCACTGCCCGGGACCGCGCCGAAACTCGTCTTCCCTCTCACCGAACCACCCTTCAAAAGGTGCTTGAGATGCGGTTTTGCGGTGCTCCTCGGGCCGGAGCAGCCGGCCGGTGTATGGCTGCGCCATGCGGGAGCGAGGGAAAGGCTTTACCTGGCTGCCGGGGGAGACGAGCGGGGCGCGCACGCGCAAGGGGGCCGCACGGTGTCGCGCGAGGGGGCGTTTGGAAAGGGGCGGGGAAAGACCGCCGACGCCGCTACGAGGCGGAGGCTACGAGGCGGAGGTGAAGGGCCGGGTGCGGGCGATGAGCAGGGCGACGTCATCCGGGTCGTCGGGGCGCCGGAGTTCGCGAAGGAGCCGGTCGCAGGTCTCCTCCAGGGAACGGTCGGGGGCGTCGAGCAGGCGCCGCAGGGTTTCGAGGCGTACGTCGATGGGGTGGTGGCGGGTCTCGACCAGCCCGTCGGTGTACAGGACCAGTTGGTCGCCCGGGTCGAGGCAGAAGGTGGTGGTCTCGAAGGGGACGCCGCCGACCCCGAGCGGGGTGCCGGTGGGCAGGTCGAGGAGTTCGGGGCGGCGGCCCCTGCGGACCAGGACCGGCGGCAGGTGACCGGCGGTGGCGATGTGGCATTCGGCGCGGTGCGGATCGTAGGTGGCGTAGACGCAGGTGGCGATGTAGTGCTCCAGCCCTGCGGTGATCTTGTCGAGGTGCTGGAGGACCTGGGCGGGGTCGAGATCGAGGTCGGCGAAGGCGCCGGTGGCGGTGCGCAGGCGGCCCATGGTGGCGGCGGCGTCGATACCGCTGCCCATGACGTCGCCCACGACGAGTGCGGTCTTGTCCTCTTCGAGCGGGAGGACGTCGTACCAGTCGCCGCCGATCTCGTACGTGGCCTGCGCGGGCCGGTACCGGGAGGCGATCTGGAGACCGGGGAGGTGGGGCGGGTGGTCGGGGAGCAGGCTGCGCTGGAGGGTCTCGGCGGCGTTGCGCACGCTCTGGTGGGAGCGGGCGTTGTCGATGCACACGGCGGCGCGGGAGGCCAGCTCGGCGGCGAGGGCGAGGTCGTCCTCGTCGAAGGGCAGCGGGTTGCGGGCGCGGGTGAGACCCAGACAGCCGAGGATCTGGCCGCGGGCGGTGAGCGGGGCGAGCAGGTAGGAGTGCACCCCGGCGCGGGCCAGCAATGCGGCGGCGTGGTCGTCGCGGGCGATGCGCGCCAGGTCGTGGTCGTCCGCTCGGGAGACCAGGATCGGGCGGCCGGTGCGCACGCATTGGGTGGCCAGGCGGTCGGCGTCGTAGGCGGCGGTCTGGCCCGGAGGGTCGGCGGCCTGGAGGGCTTCGGTGGGGTAGGCGCCTTTCACGGCGAGGGCGCGAAAGAGCGCGGGGCCTTCGTCGCGCGCGGGACGGTGCTCACCGAGGACGGAATCGAGCACATCGACCGTGACCATGTCGGCGAGTTCGGGAACGGTGACCTCGGCCAGCTCCCGGGCGGTCTGCTCCACCTCCAAGGTGGTGCCGATACGGGCGGACCCGTCCGCGATCAGGGCCAGCCGCCGCCGGGCCTCGGTGGCCTCCATGGCTGCCTGGTACCGGTCGGTGACGTCCACCACCAGGTCGGCCACCCCGAGCACCCGCCCCTGGGGGTCCTCCAGCCGGTACAACGAGATCGACCAGGCGTGCTGGTGCTCAGGATCGGCGGGGCTGCGGCCGACGACAGTGGCCTGGTCGACCATGGGGACGCCCGTCTCCAGGACCTGCCGCATGGCGGCCTCGGGCACCTCGAACTTCGCGGCGGTCATGATCTCGCGGTAGTGCCGGCCGAGATGATCTTCCGCGGGAATGCCGTGCATCCGCTCCAGGGCGGGGTTGACGGCCACATAGCGCAGTTCGGTGTCGAGTATCGCCAGCCCGATGGGGGACTGGGAGATCAGCCGGGTGGACAGGGCGACGTCCCGCTCCACCTCGCGCAGCGTCGGTGAGTCGGTGGCGAGCCCCAGGGCGTAGAAATCACCGCGGTCGTCCAGCAGCCGCATATTGCGCAGTTCCACCAGCCGTTCGGCGCCGTCCTTGTGCCGGACCGGGAACGTGCCGCCCCAGCTCTTGCCGGTCTCCATGACCTCGGCGAACTTCTTGATCACCAGGTCCCAGTGCTCTTCGTGGATGAGCAGCGGCGCCGCGTACTGCCCGAGCGCTTCCTCGGCGGTGTAGCCGTACAGATCCTCGGCCTGCGGGCTCCAGAGGACGATCCGCCCCTCCGCGTTCACCAGCACCGCGGCAACAGCGAGGAGGTCCATCAGCCCGCTCGGCTGCGACGACTTGCCCCCCGGTCCACCGGCGGGCGGCTTCCTGCCCTCCGGGTCGCCGGCGTCGGACGGACGCACATCGGCTGCGCACACCCCGGCACTCCTTCCGTCTGCCGGACTGCCGGGGCTGCCCCTCGCCCCGTTCCGTGGCCTGCCCACGTATCTGTCCGTGGCCGGCCCGCGGTCCGGTGAGTGCTGTGGCTTCCATGGTCCCCCCGGATCGTCGGACCGCACACTCGTCCGGCGGGCGCCGACCGCGGACGGGGAAATGAGCGGGTCATGCAGGCGGGTACCGAACCGCACCAGCGGCGATGTGCCGGGCCTCGCCAGAACTTGCCGAGCCGGAAACCGAGGCCCAAAGTTAAAGGAAACTCACACGGGATCGGAGCGCATCGTGGTCGTTCTCGGAATTATTCTGCTCATCGTCGGATTCCTGACCGGAATTTCCATCCTCTGGACCATCGGAATCATTCTCGCCGTGATCGGCGCGATTCTGTGGATCCTCGGCTCGCTGGGGCACGCGGTCGGCGGGCGAAAGCATTACTGGTAGCGCCACGGATCTGCCGCGTGGACAGGACCGACGGCTTCCCGGCGGCATCCGCCCGCCGAAGCCGTCAGTCCACCGGGGCAGGGACGCGCCGGCGTCCGATCACACCGAGCAGGATGTCCACGACCAGGAACGCGGCGAGCGAGATGCCGAGCAGAGGCACCGCCCAGCCCACCACCGCGACGACGAGCACGAGCGGGATCAGTACGGGCAGCGGAGTCTGCCGCCACGCGCCACGCGGAATGGGCCGTCCGAAGGACAGGGCGTGGGCGCGGGTGGGGCGGCGCTGCCACCACATTCGGTACCCCAGGACGATCAGGAAGATCAGCGCGAGGGCGAGCGCGGCCAGGGCGATCTGGTTGACGATGCCGAACAGGGTGCCGGTGTGCAGGTCGATGCCGTAGCGGGTGAGCTTGGCGAGGACGGGGTGGTCCGCGAAGCGCGAGACGTCCGTGACCTTGCCCGTGCCCGGGTCCACGGCGACGGCGTCCTGCTTCTCCGGCCAGCTGCGCTGTACCTGCTTGACGACATAGGCGCTGCCGCTGTCCGTCGGCAGGCCGATCTCCACGGGGTTGGACAGTCCCTCGGCGCGGGCCGCCTCGAGCACCTTGTCGATGCCCACGTCCGCGGACGCCGCCCCGCCCGACGCGCCGCCCTTTTTCCCGTCCATCCCCGGCATGTCGGGCATCCCCGCCATCCCGCCGGAGCCGCCGTGGTGGGCATGGTCCTCGGCCACGGCCGTCGAGACGGTCGGCGTCGCCTGCCCGAGTGACCGGCGGATTTCGTCGATGTTCGCCCCGGCGTACGTGGACCAGGTCAGCCCCGTGGCGGAGAGGAAGAACAGGCCGACCGCCGCCCACACCCCCACCGCGCCGTGCCATGACAGCGTCCTGCGCCGTCCGGTGGCGGCGCGATCCGGCAGTGCGAGGGCCCGCAGTTTGCGGTGGGTGCGCTTACGCCCGATCCACAGCGCGAGTCCGCCGCCGGCGACCACCCACAGCCAGCTGGCGGCCAGTTCGCTGTAGAGGCGGCCGCCCTCGCCCAGGTGGAGATTGCGATGGAGGTCGTCGAGCCAGGTGCGCATCGGCAGCGCACCCGTGGCGCCGTACGTCTCCAGCGCTCCCCGGACGCTGCCGGTGTGCGGGTCGACGAAGACGGCGAGCTGGTGCTCGGCGGTCACTCCCGGCACGTCGGAGAGCAGGACGCGCGTGGTGTCCCCCGGCTGCGGTGCCGGGCGTACGGCGGCGACCTTGCCCTCCGGGTGCGCCTTGCGGGCGGCGGCGACCTGCCGGGACACCGGCAGCGTGTGCTCACCGGCCGGGACGCTCAACTCGTGCGCATAGATCACCTTCTCCGCCTGGAACGAGCCGGCGTAGAGCAGTCCGGTGACCGCGGTGACGAGGAGGAAAGGCGCGACGAGCACACCGGCATAGAAGTGCAGGCGCAACACCAGCGGGCGAAGGACGGACCATCCGGTCCGCTGTACGGCCGCCCGTTGCGTGTCGGAGCCGACGGCGTCCGGGGCATCGCCGGCCTTGCTCGACGCGAGACGTTGTTCAGTGGGCACGCGGATGCTCCCAGCTCGAAGGTGATGTGGCCCGGTCCTCTGCCGTATGCATCAGGGAGTCGGGCAACTGGAAGTGTGAGTTCCGGCCAGTCGGTGTGACGTGGCTCACGCGCCGGGCGGCCGGGGGCCGACCGCACCCGGGCGCACCGCGCCACTCGCTGTTCGGTCTGACAGAGGTGTCCACGGCACCAGTGCAGCGACGGCTCGCCCGAAAGGCAATGGGCGACACGGCGCGGGACATACGAAACCGGCCCCGCGTCCGGGTGGGGGCGTCAGCGGTCCGGGCGCTGCGTCAGGCCCGCCCCGGCCGGGAGGTCGCGCGTGCGCCGCCGGCGACGCGTCAGGAAGTGCCCGCCCGGCCGCTCTCGTCGGCGTGCCGGATGCGTGCGTGCTGCAGGGCGACGTCGAAGTCGCGCTGGGTGTCGTCACACCAGTGCAGCAGGTCGGTGAGGACCTGCCGCAAGGTCTCGCCGGGGCTGTGGCGCCAGCCCTCGCCCGAGAGCGTGTACGTCTGAAGGGCGCTCCGGGCTCTCCGTGACGGGACAGGGGCGGGAGCGTATGGCGGCAGCATCGGCGGTGCTCCGGAAGGTGACAGCCGTCCGGTACCTGACCCCGCTGAGGAACGGCGGCTCCGTCCCCGGTGTCGTCGAGGCCGACGATCTGGGGACGTACGTCGTCAAGTTCACCGGCTCGGCGCAGGGGCGCAAGGCGCTCGTCGCCGAGGTCGTCGTGGGCGAGCTGGCCCGGCGACTCGGGCTGCGGGTACCGGAGTTGGTCCTGGTGGACTTCGATCCGTCGGTCGCCGAGGAGGAGCCGCACCAAGAGGTGCAGGATCTGCTGCGCTCCAGCGCGGGGCTCAATCTCGGCATGGACTACCTGCCGGGAGCCGCCGACTTCACGCCGGACGG
This Streptomyces decoyicus DNA region includes the following protein-coding sequences:
- a CDS encoding cyclase family protein, whose translation is MTGNPGEAPTSPSAGAGNGPAVSRQEFDALFAAVRTWGRWTPADRGAWNRVTPDHVRRATALARSGTVVPLARPWNTAAGPDNSKPALHYMSDLGDVEAPEPSTHKDFIAVDYHGKATSHLDALAHAAYRGQLYGGRAAREYVDAGGARFGAVSALGPLVTRGVLLDLPTVLGCPWLEPGRAVHAGDIVSAERALGVTIGEGDAVLLRSGSVRRRREEGAWDPGTASAGFHVDAVPLLAERGIALLGGDGDSDVRPSPVEGVHSPVHALALAAMGVPLLDNLDLEALSAAGAVAGRYEFLLVVAPLNIPGGTGSPVNPVAVL
- a CDS encoding MarR family winged helix-turn-helix transcriptional regulator: MTIGDDEALQLVVSLHRLTRSLRRASTAGSIHLTHIAVLALLTRQGPARVGEIAQWVPCSQPTATAAVIGLEEAGLVRRESDPADKRASRVLLTERGTAALADIARGEAEVLATRLASLRPAEIRQLAEVEPLLRRLADTAD
- a CDS encoding PepSY-associated TM helix domain-containing protein, whose product is MPTEQRLASSKAGDAPDAVGSDTQRAAVQRTGWSVLRPLVLRLHFYAGVLVAPFLLVTAVTGLLYAGSFQAEKVIYAHELSVPAGEHTLPVSRQVAAARKAHPEGKVAAVRPAPQPGDTTRVLLSDVPGVTAEHQLAVFVDPHTGSVRGALETYGATGALPMRTWLDDLHRNLHLGEGGRLYSELAASWLWVVAGGGLALWIGRKRTHRKLRALALPDRAATGRRRTLSWHGAVGVWAAVGLFFLSATGLTWSTYAGANIDEIRRSLGQATPTVSTAVAEDHAHHGGSGGMAGMPDMPGMDGKKGGASGGAASADVGIDKVLEAARAEGLSNPVEIGLPTDSGSAYVVKQVQRSWPEKQDAVAVDPGTGKVTDVSRFADHPVLAKLTRYGIDLHTGTLFGIVNQIALAALALALIFLIVLGYRMWWQRRPTRAHALSFGRPIPRGAWRQTPLPVLIPLVLVVAVVGWAVPLLGISLAAFLVVDILLGVIGRRRVPAPVD
- a CDS encoding SpoIIE family protein phosphatase codes for the protein MCAADVRPSDAGDPEGRKPPAGGPGGKSSQPSGLMDLLAVAAVLVNAEGRIVLWSPQAEDLYGYTAEEALGQYAAPLLIHEEHWDLVIKKFAEVMETGKSWGGTFPVRHKDGAERLVELRNMRLLDDRGDFYALGLATDSPTLREVERDVALSTRLISQSPIGLAILDTELRYVAVNPALERMHGIPAEDHLGRHYREIMTAAKFEVPEAAMRQVLETGVPMVDQATVVGRSPADPEHQHAWSISLYRLEDPQGRVLGVADLVVDVTDRYQAAMEATEARRRLALIADGSARIGTTLEVEQTARELAEVTVPELADMVTVDVLDSVLGEHRPARDEGPALFRALAVKGAYPTEALQAADPPGQTAAYDADRLATQCVRTGRPILVSRADDHDLARIARDDHAAALLARAGVHSYLLAPLTARGQILGCLGLTRARNPLPFDEDDLALAAELASRAAVCIDNARSHQSVRNAAETLQRSLLPDHPPHLPGLQIASRYRPAQATYEIGGDWYDVLPLEEDKTALVVGDVMGSGIDAAATMGRLRTATGAFADLDLDPAQVLQHLDKITAGLEHYIATCVYATYDPHRAECHIATAGHLPPVLVRRGRRPELLDLPTGTPLGVGGVPFETTTFCLDPGDQLVLYTDGLVETRHHPIDVRLETLRRLLDAPDRSLEETCDRLLRELRRPDDPDDVALLIARTRPFTSAS
- a CDS encoding DUF6131 family protein, with protein sequence MVVLGIILLIVGFLTGISILWTIGIILAVIGAILWILGSLGHAVGGRKHYW
- the asnB gene encoding asparagine synthase (glutamine-hydrolyzing), which translates into the protein MCGITGWISFDRELRSEQETVDAMTGTMACRGPDDRGTWVQGPAALGHCRLAIIDLPGGRQPMTAERTDGSPVTLVYSGEAYNFGELRKELVSRGHRFTTGSDTEVVLRGYLEWGEEVAGRLNGMFAFAVWDEQRRRLVMIRDRMGIKPLYYYPTPDGVLFGSEPKAILAHPLARRNIGLDGLRELFAFVKTPGHAIWEGMHEVEPGTVVTVDRNGLRRHVYWSLRTRAHLDDRDTSIARVRALLDDIVRRQLVADVPRCTLLSGGLDSSAMTALAARQLGETDETVRSFAVDFVGQTEHFVADELRATPDTPYVHDVARLAGTDHQDIVLDSADLADLDVRAKVIRARDIPMGFGDMDASLYLLFKAIRRHSTVALSGESADEVFGGYKQFFDEEARRADTFPWLVRFAERFGDDGNILNPAVTTALDLGSYIQDGYRSAVKDVERLDGESDFEFRMRKICYLHLTRFVRILLDRKDRASMAVGLEVRVPFCDHRLVEYVYNTPWALKSFDGREKSLLREATADLLPKSVYDRAKSPYPSTQDPQYAVALQHHAKDLLSRSSHPVFDLVDRNWLKRAAHHDAPQITQASRRGLEKTLDLALWWDMYSPTVTLS